A genomic stretch from Marinobacter fonticola includes:
- the hemH gene encoding ferrochelatase produces MHYQGPTGFHHQQPDRTGVLITNLGTPDAPTTKALRRYLREFLSDPRVVEFPRLLWWLILNGIILRIRPSRSAAAYRKVWKPEGSPLLLHTADQCEKLRERLHARYGDKIVVAFAMRYGSPSIASGLEQLQQSGVRKLVVLPLYPQYSGSTSASTFDAIAADFTKRRWLPDFRFISHYPDYPPYIEAMARHIESFRQAHGAGEKLILSYHGIPKKYLLRGDPYHCECFKTSRLLAERLGLNDEQYMTTFQSRFGREEWLQPYTDETLKSLPSTGIKSIDVFCPGFSSDCLETIEEIDEENRDYFMAAGGERFQYIPALNAEKPHIDALEQLIEENLKGWSIGATSSEELVERDRRAKTLGAER; encoded by the coding sequence ATGCACTATCAGGGTCCAACCGGATTCCACCACCAACAACCGGATCGAACCGGTGTCCTCATCACTAATTTGGGGACGCCAGACGCCCCGACAACCAAAGCGCTACGCCGCTATCTTCGAGAGTTTCTCTCCGATCCCCGGGTTGTCGAGTTTCCCCGCCTACTCTGGTGGCTGATCCTCAATGGCATCATCCTTCGTATCCGTCCCTCTCGCTCGGCCGCAGCTTACCGCAAGGTCTGGAAACCAGAAGGTTCTCCGCTGTTGCTACATACCGCCGATCAATGCGAGAAACTTCGCGAACGTCTTCACGCCCGTTACGGCGATAAGATCGTGGTGGCATTTGCCATGCGCTATGGCTCGCCCTCGATTGCGTCGGGGCTGGAACAGCTTCAGCAGTCCGGCGTACGCAAGCTGGTGGTATTGCCCCTTTATCCCCAGTACTCGGGATCGACGTCGGCATCGACGTTTGACGCCATCGCGGCAGATTTCACCAAGCGCCGCTGGCTACCGGACTTTCGATTTATAAGCCACTATCCGGATTACCCGCCCTACATCGAAGCGATGGCCCGGCATATCGAGTCGTTCCGACAGGCCCACGGTGCCGGCGAGAAGCTGATCCTCTCCTACCACGGCATACCGAAGAAGTACCTGCTACGGGGCGATCCCTATCATTGCGAATGCTTTAAGACGTCGCGGTTGCTGGCCGAACGACTGGGCCTGAACGACGAACAGTACATGACCACCTTCCAGTCACGCTTCGGCCGTGAAGAATGGCTCCAGCCCTACACCGATGAAACCCTCAAATCACTACCGTCGACGGGTATTAAATCGATTGACGTCTTCTGTCCGGGTTTCTCGTCAGATTGCCTGGAAACCATCGAGGAGATCGACGAAGAGAACCGGGACTATTTTATGGCGGCCGGCGGAGAACGATTCCAGTACATCCCTGCGTTGAATGCCGAGAAGCCGCATATCGATGCCCTGGAACAACTGATTGAAGAAAACCTCAAGGGATGGTCCATCGGCGCCACATCGAGCGAAGAACTCGTAGAGCGGGACCGGCGCGCTAAAACGTTAGGCGCCGAGCGATAG
- the xthA gene encoding exodeoxyribonuclease III, translating into MIVVSFNVNSIRTRLHQLQAVIDTYHPDFIGLQETKVTDEAFPEEDIRAMGYEVHFHGQKTHYGVALLSRQTPEIVQKGYPWDDGVSQRRLIMGRFNVGGQPLTIINGYFPQGESRDHPVKFPAKQKFYADLNRYLDTICSPQDALIVMGDMNISPRDLDIGIGADNAKRWLRTGKCSFLPEEREWMGTLEGWGLTDVFRRLHPEEDNTFSWFDYRSKGFERDPRRGLRIDLIMASNGLLPKAKSAGVSYDIRGMERPSDHCPIWAEFDL; encoded by the coding sequence ATGATTGTCGTCTCGTTCAACGTCAACAGCATTCGCACGCGTTTACACCAGCTTCAAGCCGTCATCGACACCTACCATCCGGATTTCATCGGTTTGCAGGAAACCAAGGTGACCGACGAGGCGTTTCCTGAAGAAGACATCCGCGCCATGGGCTATGAAGTGCATTTCCACGGCCAAAAAACCCACTACGGTGTGGCGCTGCTTTCACGCCAGACCCCCGAAATCGTTCAAAAAGGTTACCCGTGGGACGATGGCGTATCGCAACGGCGATTGATCATGGGGCGGTTCAACGTAGGCGGCCAGCCACTGACGATTATCAATGGCTATTTCCCTCAGGGCGAAAGCCGCGATCACCCGGTTAAATTCCCGGCCAAGCAGAAGTTCTACGCCGATCTGAACCGTTACCTCGACACTATATGCAGCCCGCAGGACGCGCTCATCGTCATGGGCGATATGAATATTTCCCCTCGGGATCTGGATATCGGTATCGGCGCCGACAATGCCAAGCGCTGGTTGCGTACCGGTAAATGCAGCTTTCTGCCCGAGGAGCGTGAATGGATGGGTACCCTGGAAGGCTGGGGGCTGACCGACGTCTTCCGCAGGCTTCACCCTGAAGAAGACAATACCTTCAGCTGGTTCGACTACCGCAGCAAGGGCTTTGAGAGGGATCCCAGGCGCGGACTCCGTATCGACCTGATTATGGCGAGCAACGGCTTGCTGCCCAAAGCCAAGTCCGCTGGCGTGTCTTACGACATCCGAGGCATGGAGCGGCCCTCGGATCATTGCCCCATCTGGGCTGAATTCGATCTCTGA
- a CDS encoding phasin family protein yields the protein MSSDNQNDQDRDAQLAGKIKGSARQIWLAGLGAYTKAEEDAGKFFDRLVHEGEELESKTRGVVERHVRNVEGRVEEVKERATGTWDRLEGLFDERVSGALKRLGIHRREEIEALEARIAALESELSTVRKEQKKARKADNSKQ from the coding sequence ATGAGCAGTGACAATCAAAACGATCAGGATCGCGATGCCCAGCTTGCGGGCAAGATCAAGGGTTCAGCCCGGCAGATCTGGCTTGCCGGGCTGGGCGCCTACACCAAGGCGGAGGAAGACGCCGGTAAATTTTTTGACCGGCTTGTCCATGAGGGCGAGGAGCTGGAAAGCAAAACCCGCGGCGTGGTCGAGCGTCACGTTCGCAACGTAGAGGGGCGTGTCGAGGAAGTGAAGGAACGGGCCACCGGCACATGGGATCGACTGGAAGGCCTGTTTGACGAGCGGGTCTCCGGCGCGTTGAAACGTCTGGGCATCCACCGCCGGGAAGAAATCGAGGCGCTCGAAGCACGTATCGCCGCGTTGGAGTCGGAACTTTCGACGGTTCGCAAGGAGCAAAAGAAAGCTCGTAAAGCGGATAACAGTAAGCAGTAA
- a CDS encoding 5-oxoprolinase subunit PxpA, whose amino-acid sequence MKLNCDLGESYGAWTMGQDEQVMPLIDMANVACGFHASDPTIMHRTVRLAAQHGVAIGAHPAYQDLQGFGRRSIPHTADEIRALLWYQIGALAGICKAEGQHVGYVKPHGALNNDMMRSDYILDAVMTAVASYDAELPLMIPATCRFADHKALAERLGLPLLLEGFADRAYDNEGQLVSRSKAGAVHHDRQVIVDQAQSFADKGGLKSMDGQWLDLPVDSLCVHGDNPESLAAVKAIRSALGPRP is encoded by the coding sequence TTGAAGCTCAACTGCGATTTGGGTGAAAGCTATGGCGCTTGGACCATGGGACAGGACGAGCAGGTCATGCCCCTGATCGATATGGCCAACGTGGCTTGCGGGTTTCATGCATCGGACCCCACTATCATGCACCGTACGGTACGTTTGGCCGCTCAGCACGGCGTAGCGATCGGCGCCCATCCAGCCTATCAGGACCTCCAGGGGTTCGGTCGCCGTTCCATTCCGCATACGGCTGACGAGATTCGTGCGTTGCTCTGGTACCAGATCGGCGCGCTGGCCGGCATCTGTAAAGCAGAAGGCCAGCACGTTGGCTACGTCAAACCCCACGGTGCGCTGAATAATGACATGATGCGTAGCGACTACATTCTGGACGCGGTCATGACGGCGGTTGCGAGCTACGACGCTGAGTTGCCGCTAATGATTCCAGCCACGTGCCGATTCGCCGACCACAAGGCGCTGGCTGAACGCCTTGGATTACCGCTGCTACTGGAAGGTTTTGCGGACCGAGCCTACGACAACGAAGGCCAACTGGTCTCGCGCAGCAAAGCGGGTGCGGTGCATCACGACCGGCAGGTCATCGTCGATCAGGCGCAAAGCTTCGCTGACAAAGGCGGCCTCAAGAGCATGGATGGCCAGTGGCTCGATCTACCGGTGGACAGCCTCTGCGTTCACGGCGACAACCCGGAGTCGCTCGCTGCAGTCAAAGCCATTCGCTCGGCGCTTGGTCCCCGCCCGTGA
- a CDS encoding TetR/AcrR family transcriptional regulator, whose amino-acid sequence MKVKTRDRILDTSLTLFNVVGEPNVTTLLISDELDISPGNLYYHFKSKGDIVGELFEHYEAEMLDLLAVPEDVDVSLEQIGIFLHLTFEAIARYRFLYQDLVNVLSRYDNLQRRFRNILRLKRKAFTTLCNSLRSQGLMSISDHELDALCEQLTLTLSYWVSFELLSHLNNKDNVDLGRGVFQMINLVSPYLAEDTRMQANLMAEEYL is encoded by the coding sequence ATGAAGGTTAAGACCCGTGACAGGATTCTGGACACCAGCCTCACCCTGTTCAATGTCGTGGGCGAGCCCAATGTAACGACGCTACTGATTTCCGATGAGCTGGATATCAGCCCGGGGAACCTCTATTACCACTTCAAGAGCAAGGGCGATATCGTTGGCGAGCTGTTCGAGCACTATGAGGCGGAAATGCTGGACTTGCTCGCCGTCCCCGAGGACGTTGACGTCAGCCTCGAGCAGATCGGCATCTTTCTGCATCTAACATTCGAAGCTATCGCGCGCTATCGCTTTCTTTACCAGGACCTGGTGAATGTTCTCTCCCGCTACGACAACCTTCAGCGTCGTTTCCGCAACATACTAAGGCTGAAGCGCAAGGCGTTCACTACGCTCTGCAATAGTCTGCGCAGTCAGGGACTGATGTCGATCAGCGATCACGAGCTGGACGCGCTCTGCGAGCAGCTTACCCTGACCCTGAGCTACTGGGTCAGCTTCGAGCTGCTCTCTCATCTCAACAACAAAGACAACGTGGATCTGGGACGGGGCGTCTTCCAGATGATAAATCTGGTCAGCCCCTATCTGGCGGAAGACACCCGGATGCAGGCCAACCTCATGGCCGAAGAGTATTTATAA
- the pxpB gene encoding 5-oxoprolinase subunit PxpB: protein MIVEAVGENGLLIRFGEEMDEALTPYILHVRNAIAAQLGHWVTDLIPAYTTLLCLYDVRKVDFRRMRNAVQAVVNEAADPASDIDGTGRLVELPVYYAAEVGADLQAVAQRAELSIEETIERHSQRTYRVFAMGFSPGFAFMGSVDPHIATPRKDTPRDRVPAGSVGIANRQTAVYPSVSPGGWNLIGRCPYRLFSMDTLSLLQTGDRVRFRPIDRDAFLDAGGEL from the coding sequence GTGATTGTCGAAGCCGTCGGTGAAAACGGGCTGCTGATCCGCTTTGGCGAGGAAATGGACGAGGCGTTAACGCCATACATTCTGCACGTACGGAATGCGATTGCGGCGCAGCTTGGACATTGGGTGACAGACCTGATTCCAGCGTACACCACGCTATTGTGCCTTTACGATGTTAGGAAGGTGGACTTCCGCCGCATGCGCAATGCGGTTCAGGCGGTCGTTAACGAAGCGGCCGACCCAGCCTCGGACATCGATGGGACCGGACGACTCGTCGAGCTACCGGTGTATTACGCTGCCGAAGTCGGCGCCGACCTCCAAGCAGTCGCCCAGCGGGCGGAACTATCCATCGAGGAAACGATAGAACGGCATAGTCAGCGCACCTATCGCGTCTTCGCTATGGGGTTTAGCCCTGGGTTTGCCTTCATGGGTTCAGTCGATCCCCATATCGCCACTCCCCGCAAAGATACGCCACGCGACAGGGTGCCCGCCGGCAGCGTCGGCATCGCCAATCGGCAAACCGCCGTTTATCCGTCCGTGTCGCCCGGCGGTTGGAATCTCATCGGGCGTTGCCCCTATCGATTGTTCTCTATGGACACCCTCTCGCTGCTGCAGACGGGTGACCGGGTTCGGTTTAGGCCCATTGACCGCGACGCGTTTCTCGACGCCGGTGGAGAGCTATGA
- a CDS encoding 5-oxoprolinase subunit C family protein — MTTLRVTKPGLRATLQDEGRQHSQHLGLAPGGVADLHAWHWANKLLDNPPHGACVEVLLGQFEAIAEGSLSIAVTGASTQACINGEAVGNWQTHHLSKGDRLTLTETKSGLINYIAVSGGWQGDTFCNSRSMTPREGLAGFTVIGEDTTLTAAREAGHPKRFVPAHFIPDYTSPLVLRVVPSYQYHCFDNAAKAAFTQQLYAVSDRIDRMGYRLSGPALDVPNIQLLSEGIALGAVQVPADGQPIVLLNDRQTIGGYPKIGTVAALDCSKLSQRGPGTDVRFAFADLADIQGERMIFEAFFAQTGWTDDGKLIWR, encoded by the coding sequence ATGACGACGCTCCGGGTGACCAAACCGGGCTTGCGCGCCACCCTTCAAGACGAGGGCCGCCAGCATAGTCAACACCTGGGTTTGGCGCCAGGCGGCGTGGCCGATCTGCATGCCTGGCACTGGGCGAACAAGCTGCTTGATAACCCGCCCCATGGTGCTTGCGTTGAGGTGCTGCTGGGTCAATTCGAGGCGATAGCGGAAGGCTCGCTGAGTATCGCTGTCACGGGCGCCTCCACCCAAGCCTGCATCAATGGTGAGGCGGTGGGCAACTGGCAAACCCACCATTTGAGCAAGGGCGACCGGCTGACGCTAACCGAAACCAAATCCGGCCTGATCAATTACATCGCCGTCTCTGGCGGCTGGCAAGGCGACACGTTCTGTAATAGCCGATCAATGACCCCCAGGGAGGGCCTTGCGGGCTTCACCGTGATCGGGGAAGACACAACGCTGACTGCAGCACGGGAGGCTGGCCATCCAAAACGCTTTGTTCCCGCGCACTTCATCCCGGACTACACCTCACCGTTAGTGCTCCGCGTTGTCCCCAGTTACCAATATCATTGTTTCGACAACGCCGCCAAAGCAGCGTTTACGCAGCAACTCTACGCCGTTAGTGACCGCATCGATCGCATGGGATACCGGCTCTCCGGTCCTGCCCTGGACGTACCGAATATCCAACTACTTTCCGAAGGTATCGCCCTGGGCGCCGTGCAAGTTCCCGCCGACGGTCAACCCATTGTGTTGTTGAACGACAGACAGACCATCGGCGGCTACCCCAAGATCGGTACCGTGGCCGCTCTGGATTGCAGCAAGTTGTCTCAGCGCGGTCCAGGCACTGACGTACGGTTTGCTTTTGCAGACCTGGCAGACATTCAAGGCGAGCGAATGATATTTGAGGCGTTCTTCGCGCAGACCGGCTGGACGGACGACGGGAAACTGATCTGGCGTTGA
- a CDS encoding methyl-accepting chemotaxis protein, whose protein sequence is MRLTVRLRLVVFSGFCLIALAGLAWLSMSVVHEAEKATDRLIREEMADVWLLTDLDRSHRQLKDLAYKIKAQLLLWDEINEGFEETAEAIRDQWQRVLDNPRMMAWARAHEEEHASVLELLAQMREGIEEQSYYSVGKVVDFKLYPAIDPMLALIDEQRAAGRRQTDQGTETLLLFLDRQQRLLVIGAVVVLVGVVLLTWWLRKTVTTRLQMIASRLRKMESASDLSTPLPLSGHDEVTSVALAINGLIDKFTMFVGDVTGAAIALQERSASLDEQAEAVHRSTANTHSQVRDVVSSMSAITGSAGQIEQAAEDSRQKVTDAVSGNDEVQNQLRESEYAAEHAVEVIGRVASSIEALRGSSEKIEQVISVIAGIAEQTNLLALNAAIEAARAGEQGRGFAVVAEEVRNLSRRTGESTTQIRQWVGELVAQVDSAHGLLKETRDAGASNRETLATLKTHLVALKGTFDDLKHFTSEVDEAIVVQRDEIGRVGRRADALGESSQGLEQHVGKTTAVSVQLREQSESLQALIARFQI, encoded by the coding sequence ATGCGGTTAACCGTCCGTCTGCGCCTGGTCGTTTTCTCCGGGTTCTGTCTGATTGCCCTTGCGGGACTAGCCTGGCTGTCCATGTCCGTGGTGCACGAGGCGGAAAAGGCGACGGATCGCCTTATACGCGAAGAGATGGCCGATGTCTGGTTGCTGACCGACCTTGACCGAAGTCATCGCCAGCTCAAGGATCTGGCCTACAAGATTAAAGCCCAGTTGCTGCTTTGGGACGAAATTAACGAAGGCTTCGAGGAGACAGCCGAAGCCATCCGCGATCAATGGCAGCGCGTGCTCGACAACCCGCGAATGATGGCCTGGGCCCGGGCTCACGAAGAAGAGCATGCTTCTGTGCTGGAGCTACTGGCGCAGATGCGCGAGGGCATTGAAGAACAAAGCTATTACTCGGTTGGCAAGGTGGTCGACTTCAAGCTCTATCCGGCCATCGATCCCATGCTTGCACTCATTGACGAGCAGCGCGCTGCCGGTCGCCGGCAAACGGACCAAGGTACCGAGACGCTTCTCTTATTTCTCGATCGGCAACAGCGGCTCCTGGTTATCGGGGCGGTTGTCGTGCTCGTGGGGGTGGTTTTGCTCACCTGGTGGCTACGCAAGACAGTCACTACGCGCTTGCAGATGATCGCCAGCCGTTTGCGCAAGATGGAGTCGGCATCGGACCTGTCGACACCGCTGCCGCTGTCCGGCCACGACGAGGTCACTTCGGTGGCACTGGCCATTAACGGTCTGATTGACAAGTTCACGATGTTCGTCGGCGATGTAACCGGGGCCGCCATAGCGCTGCAAGAGCGGTCGGCCTCTCTGGACGAACAGGCCGAAGCGGTCCACCGCTCGACTGCGAATACCCACTCGCAAGTTCGCGATGTGGTGTCTTCAATGTCGGCGATTACCGGAAGCGCAGGGCAAATAGAGCAGGCCGCCGAGGATTCCCGGCAAAAAGTAACCGATGCGGTATCAGGCAACGACGAGGTTCAGAACCAGCTACGGGAAAGCGAATACGCCGCGGAACATGCGGTGGAGGTTATTGGCCGGGTGGCCTCTTCGATTGAGGCCTTGCGGGGCTCCAGCGAGAAGATCGAACAGGTCATCAGCGTTATCGCCGGTATCGCCGAGCAGACCAACCTACTGGCTCTCAATGCCGCCATTGAAGCGGCAAGGGCCGGGGAGCAGGGGCGCGGCTTCGCGGTCGTGGCCGAGGAGGTTAGAAACCTGTCTCGCCGCACCGGCGAGTCCACCACCCAGATCCGTCAGTGGGTCGGCGAACTGGTAGCGCAGGTCGATAGCGCTCACGGCCTGCTGAAAGAAACCCGCGATGCTGGGGCCAGCAACCGGGAAACCCTGGCAACGCTCAAGACGCACCTGGTGGCGCTCAAGGGAACATTCGACGATCTCAAACACTTTACCAGCGAGGTCGACGAAGCGATTGTCGTCCAGCGTGACGAGATTGGCCGTGTCGGCCGGCGCGCGGATGCGCTGGGAGAAAGCTCTCAAGGACTCGAGCAACACGTGGGCAAGACCACGGCCGTGAGCGTCCAACTGCGAGAGCAGTCAGAATCGCTTCAAGCCCTGATCGCCCGTTTCCAGATTTAG
- the gabT gene encoding 4-aminobutyrate--2-oxoglutarate transaminase yields MNNAELQALKEKYVAAGAASPNNQFADRAENAEVWDADGKRMVDFAGGIGVLNVGHRHPKVVAAVKAQLDKLMHTCQTVMPYAPYVQLAEKLCKITPVTGDSAKACMFNAGAEALENAVKIARCATGRHGVICFDGGYHGRTLMTLAMTGKVAGYKFDFGPMPGGVFRAQYPIPYHGVSEEDSLKSLNMLFKTDIPPKDVAAIVIEAVQGEGGFYIAPPSFMQALRKLCDEHGIALIVDEVQSGFGRTGKMFAVEHSDVKPDIITMAKSMAGGMPISAVVGNAKMMDASGPTSLGGTYSGNPLSCASALAVMDIFEEENILEKSVALGKKLEQRFTQWQETFEHVDFVRNLGPMAAFELVKDKQSRQPDAEMAGALVKKCKEKGLILLSCGLWGNSIRVLMPITIQDEVLEEGLSIIEESLKELE; encoded by the coding sequence ATGAACAACGCTGAATTGCAAGCCCTCAAAGAAAAGTATGTTGCTGCCGGGGCAGCGAGCCCCAACAACCAATTCGCAGACCGGGCCGAAAACGCCGAAGTCTGGGATGCGGACGGTAAGCGCATGGTCGATTTTGCCGGGGGTATCGGCGTATTGAATGTCGGCCATCGCCATCCCAAGGTGGTTGCTGCGGTGAAGGCCCAACTCGACAAACTCATGCATACCTGTCAGACGGTCATGCCCTACGCGCCTTACGTACAGCTCGCTGAAAAACTGTGCAAGATTACGCCCGTCACCGGCGACAGCGCCAAGGCGTGCATGTTCAACGCCGGCGCCGAAGCTCTGGAAAACGCCGTTAAAATTGCCCGTTGCGCTACGGGCCGCCATGGCGTGATCTGCTTCGACGGCGGCTACCACGGCCGCACGCTGATGACCCTCGCCATGACCGGCAAGGTCGCCGGCTATAAATTCGACTTCGGCCCCATGCCGGGCGGCGTCTTCCGCGCCCAGTACCCCATTCCCTACCATGGCGTCAGCGAGGAGGACAGCCTCAAAAGCCTGAACATGCTGTTCAAGACCGACATCCCGCCCAAAGATGTGGCCGCAATTGTGATCGAGGCTGTCCAGGGTGAAGGCGGTTTCTACATTGCGCCGCCGAGCTTCATGCAGGCGCTGCGAAAACTCTGTGACGAGCACGGCATTGCCCTAATCGTGGATGAAGTGCAATCCGGCTTCGGGCGTACCGGCAAGATGTTCGCCGTCGAGCACAGCGACGTGAAACCCGACATTATCACCATGGCCAAGAGTATGGCCGGTGGCATGCCGATCTCGGCGGTGGTGGGTAATGCGAAGATGATGGATGCCTCGGGTCCCACCAGCCTGGGTGGCACCTACAGTGGCAACCCGCTTTCCTGTGCTTCCGCCCTGGCCGTGATGGATATCTTCGAGGAAGAAAACATCCTGGAAAAAAGCGTCGCCCTGGGCAAAAAACTCGAGCAGCGCTTTACCCAATGGCAGGAAACCTTCGAGCACGTAGACTTCGTGCGCAACCTCGGCCCCATGGCCGCGTTTGAATTGGTCAAGGACAAGCAGTCCCGCCAACCGGATGCGGAAATGGCCGGCGCGCTGGTCAAGAAATGCAAGGAGAAAGGCCTGATCCTGTTGAGCTGTGGCCTCTGGGGTAATTCCATTCGTGTGCTCATGCCCATCACGATCCAGGACGAGGTACTCGAAGAGGGCCTCAGCATTATCGAGGAGAGCCTGAAAGAGCTTGAGTAA
- a CDS encoding SulP family inorganic anion transporter, translated as MPTRLQRLFPPLVWLRGYQRHTLAQDILAACIMTVLVIPQSLAYALLAGLPPETGLYASILPLLGYALFASSRTLAIGPVALIALMSATAVGSIVDQGLAGYGAASLALALLSGVILFCMGAARLGFIANFISHPVISGFITGSALVIIVSQLGSLFGVDTRGANVIALLRSLWTNLASFSLATLAIGGSVIVFLVLARRFARRLLESMKLPPTVASTLARLAPMVAVVATSLLAAGMQLDSQGVAVIGNLPQGLPPLAIPQVTWTLLEALVVPAFLISLVIFVESTSIAHRMAARRGERLDPNQELMGLGAANVTAAFTGGLAVAGGFSRSVVNDEAGAQTQMASVFTAIGIGLVTVFFSGLFYFLPEATLAATIIVAVTTLVDLRGLKDTWRYSRQDGMALVATLLVTLLIGITEGIVVGVGLSLLLYLYRTSRPHIAIVGRIPGTEHFRNEKRYQVETDHRVVIMRVDEAIYFANAQYLEDRIGGVIRQRPEATDLILMCTGVNTIDASALDILDTINTRLQGAGLRFHLSEVKGPVMDKLQTTRFMANLSGRVFLSTFEAWHTLTVRPPQTTTEVAP; from the coding sequence ATGCCGACTCGACTGCAGCGATTGTTCCCGCCACTGGTCTGGTTGCGAGGCTATCAGCGCCATACCTTGGCGCAGGATATCCTCGCAGCCTGCATTATGACCGTTCTGGTCATCCCGCAATCGCTCGCTTATGCGCTACTGGCCGGCCTGCCACCGGAAACAGGTCTCTATGCGAGCATTCTTCCGCTGCTGGGCTATGCGCTTTTTGCCAGCAGCCGCACGCTCGCCATTGGCCCTGTGGCGCTCATCGCGCTAATGAGCGCGACTGCGGTAGGATCTATCGTGGATCAGGGTTTGGCCGGGTACGGCGCCGCGTCACTGGCGCTGGCCCTGCTGTCTGGCGTTATTCTGTTTTGCATGGGCGCGGCCAGGCTCGGGTTTATTGCCAATTTCATCAGTCATCCCGTGATCTCCGGCTTTATCACCGGATCGGCACTGGTCATCATCGTGAGTCAACTCGGCTCGCTGTTTGGCGTCGACACCCGGGGGGCTAACGTTATCGCCCTGTTGCGGTCGTTGTGGACCAACCTGGCGAGCTTCAGTTTGGCGACCCTCGCCATCGGCGGCAGCGTCATCGTTTTCCTGGTCTTGGCACGGCGCTTTGCTCGGCGGTTACTGGAAAGCATGAAGCTGCCGCCAACGGTCGCGTCGACCCTCGCCCGGCTGGCACCGATGGTGGCGGTTGTAGCAACCAGCTTGCTGGCGGCCGGCATGCAGCTGGATAGCCAAGGGGTAGCCGTTATTGGCAATCTCCCCCAAGGCTTACCTCCGCTGGCTATTCCGCAGGTCACCTGGACGCTACTCGAAGCGCTGGTCGTGCCGGCGTTCCTGATCAGTCTGGTGATTTTCGTGGAGTCCACCTCCATTGCCCACCGCATGGCCGCACGACGCGGCGAACGCCTCGACCCTAACCAAGAATTGATGGGTCTCGGCGCCGCCAATGTCACGGCTGCATTCACGGGTGGACTGGCGGTCGCCGGTGGCTTCTCCCGCTCGGTGGTGAATGACGAGGCAGGTGCCCAAACCCAAATGGCCAGCGTGTTCACGGCAATCGGTATCGGCTTGGTGACGGTTTTCTTTTCGGGCCTTTTCTACTTTCTTCCCGAAGCCACCCTTGCGGCCACCATCATCGTTGCGGTCACGACATTGGTGGATCTGCGTGGCTTAAAAGACACTTGGCGTTATTCCCGGCAGGACGGAATGGCGCTGGTTGCCACGCTATTGGTCACCTTGCTGATAGGGATAACCGAAGGGATCGTCGTTGGCGTAGGCCTGTCGCTTTTGCTTTACCTGTATCGTACCAGCCGGCCGCATATCGCCATCGTTGGGCGCATCCCGGGTACAGAACATTTTCGCAACGAAAAGCGTTACCAGGTGGAAACCGATCATCGGGTCGTGATTATGCGTGTCGACGAGGCGATCTACTTTGCCAACGCCCAGTATCTCGAAGACCGTATCGGTGGCGTGATCCGGCAACGGCCGGAAGCGACAGACCTGATTTTGATGTGTACCGGCGTCAACACCATCGACGCTTCGGCTTTGGATATCCTCGACACGATCAACACGCGACTGCAGGGCGCGGGTCTGCGCTTCCACCTGTCCGAGGTCAAGGGGCCGGTCATGGATAAGCTGCAAACCACGCGGTTTATGGCGAACCTCTCGGGCCGGGTTTTCCTGAGTACGTTCGAGGCTTGGCACACCCTCACCGTAAGGCCACCTCAAACAACGACCGAGGTTGCTCCGTAG
- a CDS encoding TIGR01244 family sulfur transferase, translating into MELHKLDDDLTVAPQISVDDVAKAAQAGFRTLVSNRPDRESEDQPATEAIAEAAREHGMEWIHLPVQSGNVTERDAQTFTPILRDAPKPILAFCRSGTRCATLWALSRVRKDNIDQLLQTARFEGYDLSPHRERMMELSNQTHD; encoded by the coding sequence ATGGAACTGCACAAACTCGACGATGATTTGACCGTGGCTCCGCAAATTTCGGTGGACGATGTCGCCAAAGCAGCACAAGCCGGTTTTCGCACGCTGGTATCGAACCGTCCGGACCGGGAAAGCGAAGACCAGCCCGCCACCGAAGCCATCGCCGAAGCCGCCCGCGAACACGGCATGGAATGGATACATCTACCGGTACAGTCGGGCAATGTCACCGAGCGGGACGCCCAGACGTTCACCCCTATCTTGCGGGATGCACCGAAACCCATTCTGGCGTTTTGCCGCTCAGGGACCCGTTGCGCAACACTCTGGGCTCTATCGAGGGTGCGCAAAGACAATATCGACCAATTACTGCAAACCGCGCGCTTCGAGGGTTATGACCTGAGCCCTCATCGTGAACGCATGATGGAGCTCTCCAACCAGACCCACGACTGA